From Quercus lobata isolate SW786 chromosome 1, ValleyOak3.0 Primary Assembly, whole genome shotgun sequence, one genomic window encodes:
- the LOC115976479 gene encoding beta-glucosidase 12-like produces the protein MEFQGYKLLGFLLLLGSLSHSIAVAPRNVTASLNRNSFPAGFIFGTASASYQYKGAAKEGGKGPSIWDAYTHKYPDKIADGSNGDVAVDQYHRYKEDVGIMKEMNLDAYRFSISWPRILPKGKLSGGVNREGIKYYNNLINELLGKGLKPFVTIFHWDLPQALEDEYGGFLSPHIVDDFRDYAELCFKEFGDRVKHWITLNEPYTFSDGGYVTGQLAPGRCSAWQNLNCTGGNSGIEPYLVTHHQLLAHAAAVKLYKQKYQAIQKGVIGITLVSYWMVPYSNANDNQNAAQRALDFMLGWFLDPLTNGDYPHSMRSLVKDRLPKFTKEQSKLVKGSFDFIGLNYYTAYYAAYAPQPNGVKASYATDSRVNLTASRNGILIGAPAASSWLHVYPRGIRDLLLYTKRKYNNPLIYITENGVDEFNNATLSLEEALADNQRIEYYHSHLWYLLRAMKDGVNVKGYFAWSLLDNFEWSSGYTIRFGINYVDYKNGLKRHPKHSAHWFKNFLKK, from the exons ATGGAGTTTCAAGGCTATAAACTCTTAGGCTTCCTACTTCTGCTTGGCTCTTTGAGTCATAGCATTGCTGTTGCACCAAGAAATGTCACTGCTTCACTCAACCGGAACAGTTTTCCGGCCGGTTTCATTTTTGGGACAGCGTCGGCTTCTTACCAG TATAAAGGTGCAGCAAAGGAAGGAGGTAAAGGACCAAGTATATGGGATGCTTACACCCATAAATATCCag ATAAGATAGCAGATGGAAGTAATGGAGATGTAGCTGTGGATCAATATCATCGCTACAAG gaaGATGTAGGGATTATGAAGGAGATGAATTTAGATGCATACAGGTTCTCAATCTCATGGCCCCGAATTTTACCAA AAGGAAAACTTAGTGGCGGTGTAAATAGAGAAGGAATCAAGTACTACAACAACCTCATTAATGAGCTTCTAGGAAAAG GTTTAAAGCCCTTTGTGACAATTTTCCACTGGGATCTTCCCCAAGCCTTAGAAGATGAGTACGGTGGTTTCTTAAGTCCCCACATTGT GGATGATTTTCGGGACTATGCGGAACTTTGCTTCAAGGAATTTGGTGATCGGGTAAAGCACTGGATCACACTAAATGAGCCATATACCTTCAGCGATGGTGGTTATGTAACAGGGCAGTTAGCACCTGGTCGATGTTCTGCTTGGCAAAATCTAAATTGCACTGGGGGGAATTCAGGAATAGAGCCATATTTGGTGACACACCACCAACTGCTTGCTCATGCAGCCGCGGTTAAATTGTACAAGCAAAAATATCAG GCAATACAGAAAGGTGTTATAGGTATAACACTAGTGAGTTACTGGATGGTGCCATACTCTAATGCGAACGACAACCAGAATGCGGCACAACGTGCCCTTGATTTCATGCTGGGATG GTTTTTGGACCCATTGACAAATGGTGACTATCCACATAGCATGCGATCTCTCGTTAAAGACCGATTACCCAAGTTCACCAAAGAGCAGTCCAAGCTAGTAAAAGGATCATTTGATTTTATAGGATTAAACTACTATACTGCTTATTATGCAGCTTATGCACCTCAACCTAATGGTGTAAAAGCAAGTTACGCGACAGATTCTCGTGTTAATCTTACTG CTTCGCGCAATGGGATCCTCATTGGTGCTCCG GCTGCTTCAAGTTGGCTCCATGTGTATCCTAGAGGAATTCGAGATCTTTTGCTCTACACAAAGAGGAAGTACAATAATCCACTAATTTACATAACCGAGAATG GAGTTGACGAGTTCAATAATGCCACTTTGTCACTTGAGGAAGCCCTTGCTGACAACCAAAGAATTGAGTATTACCATAGCCATCTTTGGTACCTTCTTAGGGCTATGAA GGATGGCGTTAATGTAAAGGGATACTTTGCCTGGTCATTGTTGGACAACTTTGAGTGGAGTTCAGGTTACACCATTCGATTTGGAATCAACTATGTAGACTACAAAAATGGGTTAAAAAGACACCCAAAACATTCAGCCCATTGGttcaagaattttctgaaaaagTAG